In a single window of the Motilibacter aurantiacus genome:
- a CDS encoding STAS domain-containing protein: protein MSTTLGLDIEDAGSTVTVRLRGELDLATSGLLQGVLDRLLRHRRAPRVERLVVDTAQVSFVDAAGVSPLLHARAVLTRRGGVLELPDASHSVTRLLSLLGLGGLLLAPAAEPADGARRPGRG, encoded by the coding sequence GTGTCCACCACCCTCGGCCTCGACATCGAGGACGCCGGCAGCACCGTGACCGTCCGGCTGCGCGGGGAGCTCGACCTCGCGACCAGCGGCCTGCTGCAGGGCGTCCTCGACCGGCTGCTGCGCCACCGGCGCGCCCCGCGGGTCGAGAGGCTGGTGGTCGACACGGCGCAGGTGTCCTTCGTCGACGCCGCCGGCGTCTCCCCGCTCCTGCACGCCCGCGCGGTCCTCACCCGCCGCGGCGGCGTCCTCGAGCTGCCCGACGCGAGCCACTCGGTGACCCGGCTGCTGAGCCTGCTGGGGCTCGGCGGCCTGCTGCTCGCCCCTGCGGCCGAGCCCGCAGACGGGGCGCGCCGGCCCGGGCGCGGCTGA
- the murA gene encoding UDP-N-acetylglucosamine 1-carboxyvinyltransferase, whose protein sequence is MERFRVEGGGRLQGEVRVTGAKNSVLKLMAAALLAEGESTIVDVPAILDTEIMAELLRRLGCGVVHETAASTVRIDVPDVPGHEADYDLVRRMRASICVLGPLLARCGQVSVARPGGDNIGSRPLDMHISGLERLGATVETEHGFIVAKAPHGLTGAQVWLDFPSVGATENILMAAVLARGTTVIDNAAREPEIVDLCLMLEQMGARIGGAGTSTLEIEGVDRLTPTTHVSVPDRIVAGTWAYAAAMTRGDVLVRNGRAEHLEIALDKLVRSGATVERVAAEGGGEGGFRVRMEQRPKAVDVVTLPFPGFATDLLPMVLALNSVADGAAMVTENVFEARFMFVDELARLGADVRTDGHHCVVRGKERLSGAPVRAHDIRAGAGLIMAGLVADGVTTVSDAYHVDRGYPGFTDQLRSLGVDVSREPDPDAMLEG, encoded by the coding sequence GTGGAACGCTTCCGGGTTGAAGGCGGCGGCCGGCTGCAGGGCGAGGTCCGCGTGACCGGGGCGAAGAACAGCGTCCTCAAGCTGATGGCGGCCGCGCTGCTCGCCGAGGGCGAGTCGACGATCGTGGACGTCCCCGCGATCCTCGACACCGAGATCATGGCCGAGCTGCTGCGCCGGCTGGGCTGTGGCGTGGTGCACGAGACGGCGGCGTCGACGGTGCGGATCGACGTGCCGGACGTGCCGGGGCACGAGGCGGACTACGACCTCGTCCGTCGCATGCGTGCCTCCATCTGCGTGCTCGGGCCGCTGCTGGCCCGCTGCGGCCAGGTGAGCGTCGCGCGGCCGGGCGGTGACAACATCGGCTCCCGCCCGCTGGACATGCACATCTCCGGCCTGGAGCGGCTCGGCGCGACGGTGGAGACCGAGCACGGCTTCATCGTGGCCAAGGCGCCCCACGGGCTGACGGGCGCGCAGGTGTGGCTCGACTTCCCCAGCGTCGGCGCCACCGAGAACATCCTCATGGCCGCCGTCCTGGCCAGAGGGACGACGGTCATCGACAACGCGGCGCGCGAGCCGGAGATCGTCGACCTCTGCCTGATGCTCGAGCAGATGGGCGCGCGGATCGGCGGCGCCGGCACGTCCACGCTGGAGATCGAGGGCGTCGACCGGCTGACGCCGACCACGCACGTGAGCGTGCCGGACCGCATCGTGGCCGGGACCTGGGCGTACGCCGCGGCGATGACGCGGGGCGACGTGCTCGTGCGCAACGGCCGGGCCGAGCACCTGGAGATTGCGCTCGACAAGCTCGTCCGCTCCGGCGCGACGGTCGAGCGGGTCGCCGCCGAGGGGGGCGGCGAGGGCGGCTTCCGCGTACGCATGGAGCAGCGCCCCAAGGCCGTCGACGTGGTGACCCTGCCGTTCCCGGGGTTCGCCACCGACCTGCTGCCGATGGTGCTGGCGCTCAACAGCGTCGCCGACGGCGCGGCGATGGTGACGGAGAACGTCTTCGAGGCGCGGTTCATGTTCGTCGACGAGCTGGCCCGCCTCGGGGCCGACGTCCGCACCGACGGCCACCACTGCGTCGTACGCGGCAAGGAGCGCCTCTCCGGCGCCCCCGTGCGCGCCCACGACATCCGCGCCGGCGCCGGGCTGATCATGGCCGGGCTGGTCGCGGACGGCGTGACGACGGTCAGCGACGCGTACCACGTCGACCGCGGCTACCCCGGGTTCACCGACCAGCTGCGCTCGCTCGGCGTCGACGTCAGCCGGGAGCCCGACCCGGACGCGATGCTCGAGGGCTGA
- the nucS gene encoding endonuclease NucS — translation MRLVIARCSVDYVGRLTAHLPSAPRLLLLKSDGSVSVHADDRAYKPLNWMSPPCTLRQEVRDDGTGTWTVENKAGERLVITVEEVLHDSSHELGIDPGLTKDGVEAHLQELLADSPEVLGDGWRLVRREYPTAIGPVDLLCRDADGGTVAVEIKRRGEIDGVEQLTRYLDLLNRDPLLAPVRGVFAAQEIKPQARVLATDRGISCVVLDYDLLRGMDDPSSRLF, via the coding sequence GTGCGTCTCGTCATCGCCCGCTGCAGCGTCGACTACGTCGGCCGCCTGACCGCTCACCTGCCCAGCGCCCCGCGCCTGCTGCTGCTCAAGTCCGACGGCTCGGTGTCCGTGCACGCGGACGACCGGGCGTACAAGCCGCTCAACTGGATGAGCCCGCCCTGCACCCTGCGCCAGGAGGTCCGGGACGACGGGACCGGCACCTGGACGGTCGAGAACAAGGCCGGCGAGCGCCTCGTGATCACGGTCGAGGAGGTGCTGCACGACAGCTCGCACGAGCTCGGCATCGACCCCGGGCTCACCAAGGACGGCGTCGAGGCCCACCTGCAGGAACTGCTCGCCGACTCCCCCGAGGTGCTGGGCGACGGCTGGCGGCTGGTGCGCCGCGAGTACCCGACGGCGATCGGCCCGGTCGACCTGCTCTGCCGCGACGCGGACGGCGGCACCGTCGCGGTGGAGATCAAACGCCGCGGGGAGATCGACGGGGTCGAGCAGCTGACCCGCTACCTCGACCTGCTCAACCGCGACCCGCTGCTGGCGCCCGTCCGCGGGGTGTTCGCCGCCCAGGAGATCAAGCCGCAGGCGCGGGTGCTGGCGACCGACCGCGGCATCTCGTGCGTGGTGCTCGACTACGACCTGCTGCGCGGGATGGACGACCCGAGCTCGCGGCTGTTCTGA
- a CDS encoding alpha/beta fold hydrolase has protein sequence MSRPDESPALVLLHAFPLGPRMFDHARLLLDPRLRVLTPGLAGLGGGPLPAAEPSLDVLADDVARMLDAEGLPSAVVAGVSMGGYVALAFARRHRQRLAGLVLASSRAAADPPAARDRRERVARAVLAEGGVRVLHEEVAPGLLGETSHTVRPDVVEDVRRLVEEASPPAVAWAQRAMAARPDSTDLLAGIDVPAVVLAGEEDTIVPVAEAAAVAAALPAGRLVRVPRAGHLIPLEDPPAFAAALEELTR, from the coding sequence GTGAGCCGGCCCGACGAGAGCCCCGCCCTCGTGCTGCTGCACGCCTTCCCCCTGGGCCCGCGCATGTTCGACCACGCGCGGCTGCTGCTCGACCCACGCCTGCGCGTGCTGACGCCCGGGCTCGCCGGCCTCGGCGGGGGCCCGCTGCCCGCGGCCGAGCCGTCGCTGGACGTGCTCGCCGACGACGTGGCCCGGATGCTCGACGCCGAGGGCCTGCCCTCGGCGGTCGTCGCCGGGGTCTCGATGGGCGGCTACGTCGCCCTGGCCTTCGCCCGCCGTCACCGGCAGCGGCTGGCCGGCCTCGTCCTGGCCTCCAGCCGGGCCGCCGCCGACCCGCCGGCCGCGCGCGACCGCCGCGAGCGGGTCGCGCGCGCCGTCCTCGCCGAGGGCGGTGTCCGCGTCCTGCACGAGGAGGTCGCCCCCGGCCTGCTGGGGGAGACCTCGCACACCGTCCGCCCCGACGTGGTCGAGGACGTGCGCCGGCTGGTCGAGGAGGCGTCGCCGCCGGCCGTCGCGTGGGCCCAGCGGGCGATGGCCGCCCGGCCGGACTCCACCGACCTGCTCGCCGGGATCGACGTCCCCGCGGTCGTGCTGGCCGGGGAGGAGGACACGATCGTCCCGGTCGCCGAGGCCGCCGCAGTGGCTGCCGCGCTGCCGGCGGGGCGGCTCGTCCGGGTGCCCCGCGCGGGGCACCTGATCCCGCTGGAGGACCCGCCGGCCTTCGCGGCGGCCCTGGAGGAGCTGACCCGTTGA
- a CDS encoding cob(I)yrinic acid a,c-diamide adenosyltransferase, which yields MVHLTRIYTRTGDTGTTALGDGTRVAKTDPRLTAFADVDEANSALGVALALGGLSPDVVELLTAVQNDLFDVGADLCRPLSDPEPADGDPAAPLRVRAAYVSALEEACDRYNEPLPPLRSFVLPGGTSGAALLHVARTVVRRAERSTWAAIEVHGTGADGVSHLVAQYLNRLSDLLFILARHANLERGDVLWTPGG from the coding sequence GTGGTGCACCTGACGCGGATCTACACCCGGACCGGCGACACCGGCACGACGGCGCTCGGCGACGGCACGCGGGTCGCGAAGACCGACCCGCGGCTGACGGCGTTCGCGGACGTCGACGAGGCGAACAGCGCCCTCGGCGTGGCGCTGGCCCTCGGCGGGCTCTCCCCTGACGTCGTCGAGCTGCTGACGGCCGTGCAGAACGACCTGTTCGACGTCGGGGCGGACCTGTGCCGCCCGCTGTCGGACCCCGAGCCGGCCGACGGTGACCCTGCCGCGCCGCTGCGGGTGCGGGCGGCGTACGTCTCCGCGCTCGAGGAGGCCTGCGACCGCTACAACGAGCCGCTGCCGCCGCTGCGGTCCTTCGTCCTTCCCGGAGGCACCTCCGGGGCCGCCCTGCTGCACGTGGCCCGCACCGTCGTCCGGCGGGCCGAGCGCTCGACGTGGGCCGCGATCGAGGTCCACGGGACGGGGGCCGACGGCGTGTCACACCTGGTGGCGCAGTACCTCAACCGGCTGTCCGACCTGCTGTTCATCCTCGCCCGCCACGCGAACCTCGAGCGCGGGGACGTGCTCTGGACGCCGGGCGGCTGA
- a CDS encoding tetratricopeptide repeat protein: MTQPTFNAYGAVDLSALAKRSAAPRPASGAGVPSAAGPAAGGTGGVGATAPAAGSYVVDVTEADLQSVVLEQSLTVPVVIDFWADWCGPCKQLSPVLERLAAAGEGRWLLAKIDADAEQGLAAAFRVQSIPSVFAVVRGQPVPLFQGALPEAQVRQYLDELLRVAATAGVTGRLPAGAATGAEPQDAEAAEPQGDPRLDEAYDAVERGDLDAAVAAYSAVLADTPSDEEARTGLAQVELLRRVQGVDPQAVLDAAAAAPEDVAAQCAAADVELATGQVEQALARLVDTVRRTSGADRNTARSHLLGLFELLGPEDPRVPTARRALASALY, translated from the coding sequence ATGACGCAGCCGACCTTCAACGCGTACGGCGCGGTCGACCTGTCCGCGCTGGCCAAGCGCTCGGCCGCCCCTCGACCCGCCTCCGGTGCGGGTGTCCCATCGGCCGCCGGGCCCGCCGCGGGCGGCACGGGCGGCGTGGGGGCGACCGCCCCGGCGGCGGGCAGCTACGTCGTCGACGTCACCGAGGCCGACCTCCAGTCGGTGGTGCTCGAGCAGTCGCTCACCGTCCCCGTCGTCATCGACTTCTGGGCCGACTGGTGCGGCCCGTGCAAGCAGCTGAGCCCCGTCCTCGAGCGGCTGGCCGCGGCCGGGGAGGGCCGGTGGCTGCTGGCGAAGATCGACGCGGACGCCGAGCAGGGCCTGGCCGCGGCGTTCCGCGTGCAGAGCATCCCTTCGGTCTTCGCCGTCGTGCGGGGGCAGCCGGTTCCGCTCTTCCAGGGCGCGCTGCCCGAGGCGCAGGTCCGCCAGTACCTCGACGAGCTGCTCCGGGTCGCGGCGACCGCGGGAGTCACGGGGCGCCTGCCGGCGGGTGCGGCCACCGGTGCCGAGCCGCAGGACGCAGAGGCCGCGGAGCCGCAGGGCGACCCGCGCCTGGACGAGGCGTACGACGCGGTCGAGCGCGGGGACCTGGACGCAGCGGTGGCGGCGTACTCCGCCGTGCTGGCGGACACGCCGTCCGACGAGGAGGCACGGACGGGGCTCGCCCAGGTGGAGCTGCTGCGACGGGTGCAGGGCGTGGACCCACAGGCCGTGCTCGACGCCGCTGCTGCGGCGCCGGAGGACGTCGCCGCCCAGTGCGCCGCGGCCGACGTCGAGCTGGCCACCGGGCAGGTCGAGCAGGCGCTGGCGCGGCTGGTGGACACCGTGCGGCGTACCAGCGGGGCGGACCGCAACACGGCGCGCTCGCACCTGCTCGGCCTGTTCGAGCTGCTGGGGCCCGAGGACCCGCGCGTCCCGACGGCGCGGCGGGCGCTCGCTTCCGCGCTGTACTGA
- a CDS encoding DUF2550 domain-containing protein, whose product MSLLLVLDVLGACLLLAVLGLAALAVRRRVIQRRGGTFDCSLRNRSRSAPKGWMLGVGRYATDTVEWYRVFSYSPRPRQVVQRRDLVVLSRRAPDAAEALALLPGAVIVECSSGGEVLELGMSPDALTGFLAWLEAAPPGQHPVVA is encoded by the coding sequence GTGAGCCTTCTCCTCGTACTCGACGTCCTCGGGGCCTGTCTGCTCCTCGCCGTCCTCGGCCTGGCCGCCCTGGCCGTCCGCCGCCGGGTGATCCAACGCCGCGGCGGCACGTTCGACTGCTCGCTGCGCAACCGTTCGCGCTCCGCCCCCAAGGGATGGATGCTCGGTGTCGGCCGCTACGCCACGGACACGGTGGAGTGGTACCGCGTCTTCAGCTACTCACCGCGCCCCCGCCAGGTGGTCCAGCGCCGCGACCTCGTCGTCCTGTCCCGCCGCGCACCGGACGCCGCAGAGGCGCTCGCCCTGCTGCCGGGCGCGGTCATCGTCGAGTGCAGCTCCGGGGGAGAGGTCCTCGAGCTCGGCATGAGCCCCGACGCGCTCACCGGGTTCCTCGCCTGGCTGGAGGCGGCCCCGCCCGGCCAGCACCCCGTCGTCGCCTGA
- a CDS encoding F0F1 ATP synthase subunit epsilon encodes MALYVELVSPERSIWSGEASRVITRTIEGDIGVLPGHAPLLAVLSNGLVRIVADNGPEVRAVVLGGFLSVADDRVSILAEWSQPADEVDLATAQSELRDAEQSGDADAADRARALIAAASGAA; translated from the coding sequence GTGGCCCTGTACGTCGAGCTCGTCTCGCCCGAACGATCGATCTGGTCCGGCGAGGCGTCCCGCGTCATCACCCGCACGATCGAGGGTGACATCGGCGTCCTGCCCGGCCACGCCCCGCTGCTCGCCGTGCTGTCCAACGGGCTGGTGCGCATCGTGGCCGACAACGGCCCGGAGGTACGCGCCGTCGTCCTCGGCGGCTTCCTGAGCGTCGCGGACGACCGGGTGTCGATCCTCGCCGAGTGGTCCCAGCCCGCGGACGAGGTCGACCTGGCCACGGCCCAGTCCGAGCTGCGCGACGCCGAGCAGTCCGGCGACGCGGACGCCGCGGACCGGGCGCGGGCGCTGATCGCCGCCGCCTCGGGCGCGGCCTGA
- a CDS encoding F0F1 ATP synthase subunit gamma, with amino-acid sequence MPAQVRVLRRRIRSVQATKKITRAMELISASRIVKAQARVNEARPYADELTRALTAAASKATVDHPLTTEHASAKRAIMIVVTSDRGLAGAYSSTAIREGEGLAGLLRSEGKDVVPFLIGRKGVSFYRFRNREIGGEWSGFSDNPHYANAREVADAAVERFLAPTEEGGVDEVHIVFTEFVNMGTQQAVARRILPLVVEETTEAPDQPMPLYEFEPSAERVLDALLPKYVVSRVFDALLQSAASEHAARRRAMKAATDNAEELVKAYTREANAARQAAITQEISEIVGGANALADATAAK; translated from the coding sequence ATGCCCGCACAGGTACGCGTCCTCCGGAGGCGGATCCGCTCCGTCCAGGCGACCAAGAAGATCACCCGCGCCATGGAGCTCATCTCCGCGTCGCGGATCGTCAAGGCGCAGGCCCGCGTGAACGAGGCCCGTCCGTACGCGGACGAGCTGACCCGCGCGCTGACGGCCGCGGCGTCCAAGGCCACGGTGGACCACCCGCTGACGACCGAGCACGCCTCGGCCAAGCGGGCGATCATGATCGTGGTGACCTCGGACCGCGGGCTGGCCGGCGCGTACTCCTCGACGGCGATCCGCGAGGGCGAGGGGCTGGCCGGGCTGCTGCGCAGCGAGGGCAAGGACGTCGTCCCGTTCCTCATCGGGCGCAAGGGAGTGTCCTTCTACCGCTTCCGCAACCGCGAGATCGGTGGCGAGTGGTCCGGGTTCTCGGACAACCCGCACTACGCGAACGCCCGTGAGGTCGCGGACGCGGCGGTCGAGCGCTTCCTCGCGCCGACCGAGGAGGGCGGGGTCGACGAGGTCCACATCGTCTTCACCGAGTTCGTCAACATGGGCACGCAGCAGGCGGTCGCCCGCCGCATCCTGCCGCTGGTCGTCGAGGAGACGACCGAGGCCCCGGACCAGCCGATGCCGCTGTACGAGTTCGAGCCCTCGGCCGAGCGGGTCCTCGACGCACTGCTGCCGAAGTACGTCGTCAGCCGTGTCTTCGACGCCCTTCTGCAGTCGGCCGCCTCCGAGCACGCCGCACGCCGGCGCGCCATGAAGGCGGCGACGGACAACGCCGAGGAACTGGTCAAGGCCTACACGCGCGAGGCCAACGCCGCGCGGCAGGCGGCGATCACCCAGGAGATCAGCGAGATCGTGGGCGGCGCCAACGCGCTCGCCGACGCGACGGCCGCCAAGTAG
- a CDS encoding STAS domain-containing protein, translated as MQIRVCTGSEVVLAGRLDVSTVGDVRTALHRALDAGTGQFVVDVTEVEVADATGLGVLVGAHRKAERLERSLVLRGVPPRLQRLLRATRLHRILRVADYALT; from the coding sequence ATGCAGATCCGGGTCTGCACCGGCAGCGAGGTCGTGCTGGCCGGCCGCCTCGACGTCTCCACCGTCGGGGACGTGCGCACCGCGCTGCACCGGGCGCTCGACGCGGGTACGGGCCAGTTCGTGGTGGACGTGACCGAGGTCGAGGTCGCGGACGCGACGGGGCTCGGCGTGCTGGTCGGTGCCCACCGCAAGGCGGAGCGGCTCGAGCGCTCGCTCGTGCTGCGCGGCGTCCCGCCCCGCCTGCAGCGGCTGCTCCGGGCCACCCGCCTGCACCGCATCCTGCGCGTGGCCGACTACGCCCTGACCTGA
- the atpD gene encoding F0F1 ATP synthase subunit beta, which translates to MTATLDAPTGSATGGATGRVSRVIGPVVDVEFSADTMPDIYNALQVDVTLGELSKTLTLEVAQHIGDNLVRAIAMQPTDGLVRGAAVTDTGGPISVPVGDVTKGHVFNALGEPLDVPKASLNVTERWPIHRHAPAFDQLESKTQMFETGIKVIDLLTPYVQGGKIGLFGGAGVGKTVLIQEMIYRVANNHSGVSVFAGVGERTREGNDLIGEMTETGVINQTALVFGQMDEPPGTRLRVALSALTMAEYFRDVQEQDVLLFIDNIFRFTQAGSEVSTLLGRMPSAVGYQPTLADEMGVLQERITSTRGHSITSLQAIYVPADDITDPAPHTTFAHLDATTVLSRPISELGIYPAVDPLDSTSRILDPRYVGDEHYNTAQRVKEILQRYKDLQDIIAILGIDELSEEDRLLVNRARRIQRFLSQNTFVAKAFTGLEGSFVPISETIEAFTRIADGDFDDVPEQAFFLCGGLEDLQRNADQLKKA; encoded by the coding sequence ATGACAGCCACCCTCGATGCGCCGACGGGCTCTGCCACCGGCGGAGCCACCGGGCGCGTCTCCCGAGTCATCGGCCCTGTCGTCGACGTGGAGTTCTCCGCCGACACGATGCCGGACATCTACAACGCGCTGCAGGTCGACGTGACCCTGGGCGAGCTGTCCAAGACGCTCACGCTCGAGGTCGCGCAGCACATCGGCGACAACCTGGTCCGCGCCATCGCCATGCAGCCGACGGACGGGCTCGTCCGCGGTGCCGCGGTGACCGACACCGGAGGCCCGATCTCGGTGCCCGTCGGCGACGTGACCAAGGGCCACGTGTTCAACGCGCTGGGCGAGCCGCTCGACGTCCCCAAGGCGTCGCTGAACGTCACCGAGCGCTGGCCGATCCACCGTCACGCGCCCGCGTTCGACCAGCTCGAGTCCAAGACCCAGATGTTCGAGACCGGCATCAAGGTCATCGACCTGCTCACCCCGTACGTCCAGGGCGGCAAGATCGGACTGTTCGGTGGTGCGGGCGTCGGCAAGACGGTGCTCATCCAGGAGATGATCTACCGCGTCGCCAACAACCACTCGGGCGTGTCGGTGTTCGCCGGCGTCGGCGAGCGCACCCGTGAGGGCAACGACCTGATCGGTGAGATGACCGAGACCGGGGTCATCAACCAGACCGCGCTCGTCTTCGGCCAGATGGACGAGCCGCCGGGCACCCGCCTCCGCGTGGCGCTGTCGGCGCTGACGATGGCGGAGTACTTCCGCGACGTGCAGGAGCAGGACGTCCTGCTCTTCATCGACAACATCTTCCGCTTCACCCAGGCGGGCTCGGAGGTGTCGACGCTGCTCGGCCGCATGCCGAGCGCGGTGGGCTACCAGCCGACGCTGGCCGACGAGATGGGCGTGCTCCAGGAGCGCATCACCTCCACGCGCGGCCACTCGATCACCTCGCTGCAGGCGATCTACGTCCCCGCCGACGACATCACCGACCCGGCGCCGCACACGACCTTCGCGCACCTCGACGCGACGACGGTGCTCTCGCGCCCGATCTCCGAGCTGGGCATCTACCCGGCCGTGGACCCGCTGGACTCCACCAGCCGGATCCTCGACCCGCGCTACGTCGGTGACGAGCACTACAACACCGCGCAGCGCGTCAAGGAGATCCTGCAGCGTTACAAGGACCTCCAGGACATCATCGCGATCCTCGGTATCGACGAGCTGTCCGAGGAGGACCGGCTGCTCGTCAACCGGGCCCGCCGGATCCAGCGCTTCCTGTCGCAGAACACCTTCGTGGCCAAGGCGTTCACCGGCCTCGAGGGCTCGTTCGTGCCCATCTCGGAGACAATCGAGGCGTTCACCCGGATCGCCGACGGCGACTTCGACGACGTGCCGGAGCAGGCGTTCTTCCTCTGCGGTGGCCTCGAGGACCTGCAGCGCAACGCCGACCAGCTGAAGAAGGCCTGA
- a CDS encoding Na+/H+ antiporter — MGAHSDVLLLVVGVAAAYGLARRVGVLPPLLLTVVGVVASYVPGVPEYHLEPEVVLALFLPPLLYAAAISTSLPGFTRNLRPIGLLAVGLVVFTTLAVGFTLHWVLPEIPLAAALALGAVVAPPDAVAATAVARRTGLPRRLVSLLEGESLVNDATALTILSVATAAIADPGTPGPVDVAGEFLVASVGGTAVGVAVAYVVALVRRHVDEPLMSSTLSLLTPFAAWALAEEIHSSGVLAVVVAGLILGHKSPRLLSAEARLQQRAIWETIEFLLQGVLFALVGLQLPLLVEELDEDLPTVLTATAVVVAVVVVARPVWVFPATYLTRLVPRIRHSDPPPTVKFPAVISWAGMRGAVSLAAALSLSEETPHRELLVFVTFVVIAVTLIGQGSTLPLLIRMLRIEGPDPVQDALQEASVKQDAVRAAEEALDRLVAEHPLPHGVEERLRQGADHRAMAAWERLGVGGGSHASGETAAETPSEAYRRVRHAMLVAERDVLVKARDEGRIDHEVMQAVLRDLDLEETLLSGVDERRGGSRQESTVLRNACEHLASAPADTSPSTTQGCEDCLREGTAWVHLRLCLGCGHVGCCDSSPRRHATRHWQADGHPVIRSFEPGEDWRWCYADEVVS; from the coding sequence ATGGGTGCGCACAGCGACGTTCTGCTGCTGGTGGTCGGCGTGGCCGCCGCGTACGGGCTGGCGCGACGGGTGGGAGTGCTGCCCCCGCTGCTGCTGACCGTGGTCGGCGTCGTCGCGTCGTACGTCCCGGGCGTCCCGGAGTACCACCTCGAGCCCGAGGTCGTCCTCGCGCTCTTCCTGCCGCCGCTGCTCTACGCCGCGGCGATCTCCACCTCCCTGCCGGGCTTCACGCGCAACCTGCGCCCCATCGGGCTGCTCGCGGTGGGCCTCGTCGTCTTCACCACCCTGGCCGTCGGGTTCACCCTGCACTGGGTGCTCCCGGAGATCCCGCTGGCCGCGGCGCTCGCCCTGGGCGCCGTCGTCGCCCCGCCCGACGCCGTCGCCGCCACCGCTGTCGCCCGCCGGACCGGGCTGCCGCGCCGGCTGGTCAGCCTGCTCGAGGGCGAGAGCCTGGTCAACGACGCGACCGCGCTGACGATCCTCAGCGTCGCGACGGCGGCGATCGCGGACCCGGGGACGCCCGGGCCGGTCGACGTCGCGGGCGAGTTCCTCGTCGCCAGCGTCGGCGGGACAGCGGTGGGGGTCGCGGTGGCGTACGTCGTCGCCCTGGTGCGCCGGCACGTCGACGAGCCGCTCATGAGCTCCACGCTGTCGCTGCTGACGCCGTTCGCGGCGTGGGCGCTGGCCGAGGAGATCCACTCCTCCGGGGTGCTGGCCGTCGTCGTCGCCGGGCTCATCCTCGGGCACAAGTCGCCGCGCCTGCTCTCGGCGGAGGCGCGCCTGCAGCAGCGGGCGATCTGGGAGACGATCGAGTTCCTGCTCCAGGGGGTGCTGTTCGCGCTCGTCGGGCTGCAGCTGCCGCTCCTGGTCGAGGAGCTGGACGAGGACCTGCCCACGGTCCTGACCGCCACCGCCGTGGTGGTCGCGGTCGTCGTGGTCGCACGCCCGGTCTGGGTCTTCCCGGCCACCTACCTGACCCGGCTGGTCCCCCGGATACGCCACAGCGACCCGCCGCCGACGGTGAAGTTCCCGGCGGTCATCTCCTGGGCGGGGATGCGCGGGGCGGTCTCGCTCGCCGCCGCGCTGTCGCTGAGCGAGGAGACGCCGCACCGCGAGCTTCTGGTCTTCGTGACGTTCGTCGTGATCGCCGTGACCCTCATCGGGCAGGGGTCGACGCTCCCGCTGCTGATCCGCATGCTGCGCATCGAGGGGCCGGACCCGGTGCAGGACGCGCTGCAGGAGGCGTCGGTCAAGCAGGACGCCGTCCGGGCCGCCGAGGAGGCGCTGGACCGGCTCGTCGCCGAGCACCCGTTGCCGCACGGTGTGGAGGAGCGGCTGCGCCAGGGCGCCGACCACCGGGCGATGGCGGCCTGGGAGCGGCTCGGCGTCGGCGGCGGCTCGCACGCGTCGGGGGAGACGGCTGCCGAGACGCCGTCCGAGGCGTACCGCCGGGTGCGGCACGCCATGCTCGTCGCGGAGCGGGACGTGCTGGTCAAGGCCCGGGACGAGGGGCGGATCGACCACGAGGTGATGCAGGCCGTGCTGCGCGACCTCGACCTGGAGGAGACGCTGCTCAGCGGGGTGGACGAGCGCAGGGGCGGCAGCCGGCAGGAGTCCACGGTGCTGAGGAACGCCTGCGAGCACCTGGCGAGCGCGCCGGCCGACACCTCGCCGTCCACCACCCAGGGGTGCGAGGACTGCCTGCGGGAGGGGACGGCCTGGGTGCACCTGCGGCTCTGCCTCGGCTGCGGCCACGTCGGCTGCTGCGACTCCTCGCCCCGGCGGCACGCGACGCGGCACTGGCAGGCTGACGGGCACCCGGTGATCCGCTCGTTCGAGCCCGGGGAGGACTGGCGCTGGTGCTACGCCGACGAGGTGGTCAGCTGA
- a CDS encoding ATP/GTP-binding protein, with the protein MGRRFRRSDPAPRPLGPVPGAERVEELDGEEWYVRSVTGAGAAKTYRCPGCDHQVVPGAPHLVAWPVHGGLAERRHWHSACWRARSRRRPSGRRP; encoded by the coding sequence ATGGGCCGCCGATTCCGCCGCAGCGACCCGGCCCCCCGACCGCTCGGGCCGGTCCCCGGTGCCGAGCGGGTCGAGGAGCTCGACGGCGAGGAGTGGTACGTCCGCAGCGTGACCGGCGCGGGGGCGGCCAAGACGTACCGCTGCCCGGGCTGCGACCACCAGGTCGTCCCCGGGGCCCCCCACCTGGTCGCCTGGCCGGTCCACGGCGGGCTGGCCGAGCGCCGGCACTGGCACTCGGCCTGCTGGCGGGCCAGGAGCCGCCGGCGCCCGTCCGGGCGTCGCCCCTGA